One genomic segment of Kiritimatiella glycovorans includes these proteins:
- a CDS encoding sulfatase-like hydrolase/transferase encodes MDFKRTLLMLGAFVLALARTAVAKQPDPPNVLLIYVDDVGYGEFGCQGNPQIPTPNIDSIAANGIRFTQGYVTDSLCSPSRAGLMLGRVQTRVGHETNPPWGQHWKEYGLPLTERTMADRMKTAGYATGMVGKWHLGFKPEYWPTKRGFDEYYGNLENSRSYTTPVILDSRDDNPQPRKVEEEGYYSTFAYGARARDFIDRHREQPWFLYLAFYNQHGPIEEAPPGYAEEFPEISDPKRRIFAGMMEALDEEVGRTLDHLRALGLEENTLIFLISDNGGPTYSNTSVNDPLRGTKITHFEGGLRVPYLMQWKGHIPAGKVYRKPVSTLDVQPTALAAAGVSIDPDWKLEGVDLVPYVTGRNDGVPHETLCWRRGSFRTIRHGDWKLIFRKGHPARLFNLKQDLEEKHNLAKQYPERVDQLRRRWEAWNRHNHEPLWLSGKYE; translated from the coding sequence ATGGATTTCAAGAGAACTCTTCTCATGCTCGGAGCCTTTGTCCTGGCCCTGGCCCGGACGGCCGTCGCGAAGCAGCCCGATCCGCCCAATGTCCTGCTGATCTACGTGGACGACGTCGGCTACGGCGAGTTCGGCTGCCAAGGGAATCCGCAGATCCCGACCCCGAACATCGATTCGATCGCCGCGAACGGCATTCGCTTTACCCAGGGCTACGTCACCGACTCCCTCTGCAGCCCGAGCCGCGCCGGCCTGATGCTCGGGCGCGTCCAGACGCGGGTCGGGCACGAGACCAACCCGCCGTGGGGCCAGCACTGGAAGGAATACGGGCTTCCGCTCACGGAACGGACCATGGCCGACCGCATGAAGACGGCGGGCTACGCGACCGGGATGGTCGGCAAGTGGCACCTCGGATTCAAGCCGGAGTACTGGCCGACGAAGCGCGGCTTCGATGAGTACTACGGGAACCTGGAGAACTCGCGCTCCTACACCACCCCGGTCATTCTCGACTCACGGGACGACAACCCGCAGCCGCGCAAGGTGGAGGAGGAGGGCTACTACAGCACCTTCGCGTACGGCGCGCGGGCGCGCGATTTTATCGACCGCCACCGGGAACAGCCCTGGTTCCTGTACCTCGCATTCTACAATCAACACGGCCCGATCGAGGAGGCCCCGCCCGGCTACGCGGAGGAGTTCCCGGAGATCAGCGACCCCAAACGACGCATTTTCGCAGGGATGATGGAAGCGCTCGATGAAGAGGTCGGCAGAACGCTGGATCACCTGCGCGCGCTGGGTCTTGAAGAGAACACCCTGATCTTCCTGATCTCCGACAACGGCGGGCCGACCTACAGCAACACCTCCGTCAACGATCCCCTGCGCGGAACCAAGATCACCCACTTCGAGGGAGGCCTGCGCGTACCGTACCTGATGCAGTGGAAAGGACATATTCCGGCCGGAAAGGTCTACCGGAAACCCGTCAGCACGCTCGATGTGCAGCCGACCGCGCTGGCCGCGGCCGGCGTGTCGATCGATCCCGACTGGAAGCTGGAGGGGGTCGACCTGGTGCCGTACGTGACGGGCCGGAACGACGGCGTGCCGCACGAGACGCTGTGCTGGCGGCGCGGCTCCTTCCGCACGATCCGTCACGGCGACTGGAAACTCATTTTCCGCAAAGGGCATCCGGCCCGGCTCTTCAATCTGAAGCAGGACCTCGAGGAAAAACACAACCTCGCGAAGCAGTATCCGGAGCGGGTCGACCAGCTGCGCCGCCGCTGGGAGGCGTGGAACCGCCATAACCACGAACCGCTGTGGCTCTCCGGAAAGTATGAATAA
- a CDS encoding type II secretion system protein: protein MMMRHGIEEHSRSGFTLVELLVVIAILAVLMMILVPAIQKGLEQAQMTRCQSHLRTIGVAVMEHVSDHKNRLPWLGDFGWDQGSWNVDRFWRNQLVDGGYLEDYDVLQCPGEKHHHGMGDLGPNRYIIPHSRIPPTLASIRRPRETVLCGDTRQFANGRWQGSWWMQADNFVDNHEHKTGVPWPPRHGEFMNFLFFDGSVRALKQDYLKENDNLLFHGEEE from the coding sequence ATGATGATGCGACACGGGATTGAGGAACACAGCCGAAGCGGCTTCACCCTCGTCGAGCTGCTCGTGGTGATCGCGATCCTGGCCGTGCTGATGATGATCCTCGTGCCCGCGATCCAAAAGGGACTGGAACAGGCCCAGATGACGCGCTGCCAGTCGCACCTGCGCACGATCGGCGTGGCCGTCATGGAACACGTCTCCGATCACAAGAACAGGCTGCCCTGGCTCGGCGATTTCGGATGGGACCAGGGGAGCTGGAACGTCGATCGCTTCTGGCGCAACCAGCTCGTGGACGGCGGCTACCTGGAGGACTACGACGTCCTGCAATGTCCCGGGGAAAAACATCATCACGGCATGGGCGATCTCGGTCCGAACCGCTATATCATACCGCACTCCCGGATTCCGCCTACGCTGGCGTCCATCCGCCGTCCGCGCGAAACCGTCCTGTGCGGCGACACGCGCCAGTTCGCGAACGGACGATGGCAGGGATCCTGGTGGATGCAGGCCGATAATTTCGTCGATAATCACGAACACAAAACGGGCGTCCCCTGGCCGCCCCGCCACGGCGAGTTCATGAATTTCCTGTTCTTCGACGGCAGCGTCCGCGCGCTGAAACAGGACTACCTCAAGGAAAACGACAACCTGCTGTTTCACGGGGAAGAGGAGTAG
- a CDS encoding sulfatase family protein: MKRRDFLESMGAGTIGLSASRGLAMKAGHRAPNVIVILTDDLGYGDLGCYGNRRVPTPSLDRLASEGILFTDGYAPAAICTPTRYAMLTGRYPWRTWLKKGVVGEAPSLIDPARYTLPKMFRDAGYATGCIGKWHIGLGTEEDKRDIDWNHPPIEPNPNTHGFDYSFILPVGHFFPPYVYMENDHVWNHDPDDPIRVVWPERGKPTMEGGEQARYRQEDVTRDLVERVERFIDDHRRDPFFLYFATSKPHSPHIAHEDFQGRSRAGAYGDVLMELDWSVGEVIRHLEQRGLRENTLIVFASDNGGVGRMHGDLRDENYNPNTPLRGNKGDCLEGGVRVPFLVSWPARIAGGGRSSSVVCLTDLMASFATLLGRTLPEGAAPDSYDVLPALMDAGVQAPERPLVLQGRSGVLALRYDRHLYIGDPGNGDWDRSAERMPAADLKAQLYDLSLDRKEDFNLYDDLPGRASEMADILERLRSEDSLTVWSELGL; encoded by the coding sequence ATGAAACGCAGAGATTTTCTTGAATCGATGGGCGCGGGAACGATCGGCCTCTCCGCCTCGCGGGGCCTGGCGATGAAAGCCGGGCACAGGGCGCCCAACGTGATCGTCATCCTGACCGATGACCTCGGCTACGGCGACCTCGGCTGCTACGGCAACCGGCGCGTCCCGACCCCGAGTCTCGACCGGCTCGCCTCGGAGGGCATCCTGTTCACCGACGGCTACGCCCCGGCGGCGATCTGCACCCCGACGCGCTACGCCATGCTCACCGGCCGCTACCCCTGGCGCACCTGGCTCAAGAAGGGCGTGGTCGGCGAGGCGCCCTCGCTGATCGATCCCGCCCGCTACACGCTGCCCAAGATGTTCCGCGACGCGGGCTACGCCACGGGCTGCATCGGAAAATGGCACATCGGACTCGGCACCGAGGAGGACAAACGGGACATCGACTGGAACCACCCGCCGATCGAACCCAACCCCAACACGCACGGCTTCGATTATTCCTTCATCCTCCCCGTCGGCCACTTCTTCCCGCCGTACGTCTATATGGAGAACGATCACGTCTGGAACCATGACCCGGACGACCCCATACGCGTCGTCTGGCCCGAGCGCGGGAAACCCACCATGGAGGGCGGCGAACAGGCGCGCTACCGGCAGGAGGACGTCACCCGCGACCTGGTGGAACGGGTCGAACGGTTCATCGACGATCACCGCCGCGATCCGTTCTTTCTTTACTTCGCGACCTCCAAGCCGCATTCGCCGCACATTGCGCACGAGGACTTCCAGGGCAGGAGCCGCGCCGGCGCGTACGGCGATGTACTGATGGAACTGGACTGGTCCGTGGGCGAGGTGATACGCCACCTGGAACAGCGGGGGTTGAGGGAAAACACGCTGATCGTGTTCGCGAGCGATAACGGCGGGGTCGGAAGGATGCACGGCGACCTGCGCGACGAGAACTACAACCCCAACACGCCGCTGCGCGGCAACAAGGGCGACTGCCTCGAAGGCGGCGTGCGCGTGCCGTTCCTCGTGAGCTGGCCGGCGCGGATCGCCGGCGGCGGACGTTCGTCGTCGGTCGTCTGCCTGACGGACCTGATGGCCTCGTTCGCAACGCTGCTGGGACGAACCCTCCCCGAAGGCGCCGCGCCGGACAGCTACGACGTACTGCCCGCACTGATGGATGCCGGGGTTCAGGCCCCGGAGCGACCGCTTGTGCTTCAGGGGCGCAGCGGGGTGCTCGCCCTGCGCTACGACCGGCATCTCTATATCGGCGATCCCGGCAACGGGGACTGGGACCGGAGCGCCGAGCGCATGCCGGCCGCCGATCTCAAAGCCCAGCTCTACGACCTTTCGCTCGACCGGAAGGAAGATTTCAATCTGTACGACGACCTGCCCGGCCGCGCGTCGGAAATGGCCGATATCCTGGAACGGCTGCGAAGCGAAGACAGCCTCACGGTCTGGAGCGAACTGGGATTATGA
- a CDS encoding sulfatase-like hydrolase/transferase, giving the protein MKRREFLHTALGAGTLAGLHASAAGQRAPKQPNIVFIMADDLGYNDLSCFGAELLKTPRIDRLAEEGTVWTDAHAPASVCQPTRYAILSGRYWWRRGKPWQGDLCFDPGRIMLPQLLKDAGYRTACIGKWHLGFGRTTPVDWNSELKPGPLEIGFDYFFGTPRTHNEPPFVFVENHHVVGLDPDDPIRIIPNKETDKGYGHGISVGAERAHELRPEDEVDVILADRAEKWVKDQRRGEPFFLYLTYLAPHIPIAPSERFQGTSDCGGYGDYIQELDWCVGRVLDALDRKGLREDTLVIFTSDNGGVYLGKTLAKGHRCNGDLLGQKTDAWEGGVRIPFMARWPGKIPAGVETGTLMSLTDIMATCCSAAGVTMPAGAGPDSVDQLPVMLNPRTAEPARREMIMEGIFGRALRSDQWVYMARQGSHGMSGHPKIRWGIPYKRLEFENSSLDEHGQPLPDAPPGQLYDVEKDPNQKQNVYDQYPEVVKRLDRRLKELQE; this is encoded by the coding sequence ATGAAACGACGCGAATTCTTACACACGGCGCTCGGTGCGGGGACGCTGGCCGGACTCCACGCCAGCGCAGCGGGTCAGCGGGCTCCGAAGCAGCCCAACATCGTCTTCATCATGGCCGACGATCTCGGCTACAACGACCTGAGCTGCTTCGGTGCGGAGCTGCTGAAGACGCCCCGCATCGACCGGCTCGCGGAAGAAGGCACGGTGTGGACGGATGCCCACGCCCCGGCGTCCGTGTGCCAGCCGACCCGCTACGCGATCCTCTCGGGCCGTTACTGGTGGCGGCGCGGAAAACCCTGGCAGGGCGATCTCTGCTTCGACCCGGGCCGTATCATGCTGCCGCAACTGCTCAAGGATGCCGGGTACCGCACCGCGTGCATCGGCAAGTGGCATCTCGGCTTCGGGCGCACGACGCCCGTGGACTGGAACAGCGAACTCAAGCCGGGGCCCCTCGAAATCGGCTTCGACTACTTCTTCGGCACGCCGCGGACCCACAACGAACCGCCGTTCGTCTTTGTCGAAAATCATCATGTGGTCGGACTCGATCCCGACGACCCGATCCGCATCATCCCGAACAAAGAAACCGACAAGGGGTACGGCCACGGAATCAGCGTCGGCGCCGAGCGCGCGCACGAGCTGCGGCCGGAAGATGAAGTCGACGTCATCCTCGCCGACCGCGCCGAAAAATGGGTGAAAGATCAGCGCAGGGGCGAACCGTTTTTCCTCTACCTCACCTATCTCGCCCCCCACATCCCCATCGCCCCCTCGGAACGATTCCAGGGCACCAGCGACTGCGGGGGATACGGCGACTACATCCAGGAGCTGGACTGGTGCGTGGGGCGGGTGCTCGACGCGCTCGACCGCAAGGGCCTGCGCGAGGATACGCTCGTCATCTTCACCAGCGACAACGGCGGCGTGTACCTGGGCAAGACCCTCGCGAAGGGACACCGCTGCAACGGGGATCTGCTCGGCCAGAAGACCGACGCGTGGGAAGGCGGGGTCCGGATCCCGTTTATGGCGCGCTGGCCCGGGAAAATCCCGGCGGGAGTCGAGACGGGCACCCTGATGTCGCTGACGGACATCATGGCGACCTGCTGCTCGGCCGCCGGCGTGACCATGCCCGCAGGCGCCGGACCGGACAGCGTCGACCAGCTTCCCGTCATGCTCAATCCGCGGACGGCGGAACCCGCCCGGCGCGAAATGATCATGGAGGGTATCTTCGGCCGCGCCCTGCGCTCGGACCAGTGGGTCTATATGGCCAGGCAGGGCTCCCACGGTATGAGCGGCCACCCGAAGATCCGCTGGGGCATCCCGTACAAGCGGCTCGAGTTCGAAAACAGCAGCCTCGACGAACACGGACAGCCGCTGCCCGACGCCCCGCCCGGCCAGCTCTACGACGTCGAGAAGGATCCCAACCAGAAACAGAATGTGTACGATCAGTACCCGGAGGTCGTGAAGCGGCTGGATCGACGTCTGAAGGAACTGCAGGAATGA
- a CDS encoding LacI family DNA-binding transcriptional regulator yields MPKVTLYDIARICGVNASTVSRALRNDARLKTETIERIQSVAEKKGYRPNLAARYLKRGKAEIIWFIVPTLGASVDWKSAEFATQHAHDKGYDLAITVHHGDQKVFDRAAERMMQGLSAGAIINRRDIRDLSALDPLRKRNFPIIFIDVPPERSYGEGLVVTTDNEAAGRELVRRCIDAGARQFMLLFRRGVNAVERERFTGAARELRERGVTWVNGITKGDGLDWEALDERVALLGSSQEAVLTFAIPHADALRRKHCTIGCFDDWLGEARPAERVIVAEQDYETIADTAVDRLANLIDQTDGSDHPLARIPVSDYLTRKSYF; encoded by the coding sequence ATGCCGAAAGTTACGCTGTACGATATCGCCCGCATCTGCGGGGTGAATGCTTCGACCGTGTCGCGCGCGCTGCGCAACGACGCGCGGCTGAAGACGGAGACCATCGAACGCATCCAGTCCGTCGCGGAGAAAAAGGGATACCGCCCCAACCTCGCCGCGCGGTACCTCAAGCGCGGGAAGGCGGAGATCATCTGGTTCATCGTCCCGACGCTGGGGGCGTCGGTCGACTGGAAATCGGCGGAATTCGCCACCCAGCACGCGCACGACAAGGGCTACGATCTGGCCATCACGGTCCATCACGGCGACCAGAAGGTGTTCGACCGCGCCGCCGAGCGGATGATGCAGGGGCTCTCCGCCGGGGCGATCATCAACCGCCGCGACATCCGCGACCTGTCCGCGCTCGATCCGCTCCGCAAGCGTAATTTCCCGATCATCTTCATCGACGTTCCGCCGGAGCGGTCCTACGGCGAGGGTCTCGTCGTCACCACCGACAATGAGGCGGCGGGCCGTGAGCTGGTGCGGCGCTGCATCGACGCCGGGGCGCGCCAGTTCATGCTGCTCTTCCGGCGCGGGGTCAACGCCGTCGAACGGGAACGTTTCACGGGCGCGGCGAGGGAACTGCGCGAACGCGGCGTGACATGGGTCAACGGCATAACCAAGGGCGACGGACTCGACTGGGAGGCGCTCGACGAGCGTGTCGCGCTGCTGGGGTCCTCGCAGGAAGCCGTGCTGACCTTCGCCATCCCGCACGCCGACGCCTTGCGCAGGAAACACTGCACCATCGGGTGTTTCGACGACTGGCTCGGCGAGGCGCGCCCCGCCGAGCGGGTGATCGTCGCTGAACAGGATTACGAAACCATCGCCGACACCGCCGTCGACCGGCTGGCGAATCTGATCGACCAGACCGACGGGAGCGATCACCCGCTCGCACGGATTCCCGTCTCCGATTACCTAACGCGCAAGTCGTACTTCTGA
- a CDS encoding sodium:solute symporter family transporter gives MEHDVFLLNGFDRAVIVVYLLALVALGAVLRRYASASLEDYYIGGRKLPWWLLGLSGMASYVDITGTSLITAFLFMIGPRGLFIEFRGGACLILVFMMLWLGKWHRRSGCITGAEWMRFRFGERAQGQAASLVMALSTLIFTTVLLAYLSKGVGLFLASFLPFTPFQCSLIMFAVATVYTMCSGFYGVVFTDLIQSGIIAVAVFGVCGLAMTKIGALDGAFPDLAAAVTGNADWTSVTPAWECSFQPGYDQYNLLILCILFFTVKAFQQGLGEGWDPKYFGARSDRECGLLTFFWTWIVMLRWPMMMAFAALGVLMIGNLFPEPATITGAAELIRAAHPDLAAHEWSELLSRLAASPGDYPDLTAKLSTLLGEGWREKVLLLGYHPGTVNPERILPEAIKHFIHPGFRGMILIALIAASMSSFDSAVNKGAGFFVRDIYQRYLRPRAGNRELLWASYGIIFVMVLLALLIGFFAENIDDIWSWLMMGLTAGLGMPLILRLYWWRFNGCGFVAGTLTGLIGSILQRLWLPGLHVFTGFSLLIAVSLAGSLLGTFLAPAADRETLERFYRQTRPFGFWKPFRALLDPETRAATDRENRLDLASVPFALVWQVTLFLVPMQIVLLKFDVEFWITVVLFAISLFGLYRLWLRRIIREG, from the coding sequence ATGGAACACGATGTTTTTCTGCTGAACGGGTTCGACCGCGCGGTGATCGTGGTCTACCTGCTCGCGCTGGTCGCGCTCGGCGCGGTCCTGCGGCGCTATGCCTCGGCCAGTCTCGAGGACTACTACATCGGCGGGCGCAAGCTGCCCTGGTGGCTGCTCGGACTCTCCGGGATGGCGTCGTATGTCGATATCACCGGCACGTCGCTCATCACCGCCTTCCTCTTCATGATCGGTCCGCGCGGACTCTTCATCGAATTCCGCGGCGGGGCATGCCTGATCCTCGTGTTCATGATGCTCTGGCTCGGAAAATGGCACCGGCGCTCGGGCTGCATCACCGGTGCGGAGTGGATGCGCTTCCGTTTCGGTGAGCGCGCGCAGGGTCAGGCGGCGAGCCTCGTGATGGCCCTCTCCACCCTCATCTTCACCACCGTCCTGCTCGCCTACCTCTCCAAGGGCGTCGGGCTCTTCCTCGCCTCCTTCCTCCCCTTCACCCCGTTCCAGTGCTCGCTGATCATGTTCGCCGTGGCCACGGTCTACACCATGTGCTCCGGATTCTACGGCGTGGTCTTCACCGACCTGATCCAGTCGGGGATCATCGCCGTGGCCGTGTTCGGGGTATGCGGGCTGGCCATGACGAAGATCGGCGCGCTGGACGGCGCCTTCCCCGATCTGGCCGCGGCGGTCACCGGCAACGCCGACTGGACGTCCGTGACCCCCGCCTGGGAGTGCTCGTTCCAGCCGGGGTACGATCAGTACAATCTGCTGATTCTCTGCATCCTCTTCTTCACGGTGAAGGCCTTCCAGCAGGGACTCGGCGAGGGCTGGGATCCGAAGTACTTCGGCGCGCGCAGCGACCGCGAGTGCGGGCTGCTGACCTTTTTCTGGACGTGGATCGTGATGCTGCGCTGGCCGATGATGATGGCGTTCGCCGCGCTGGGCGTGCTGATGATCGGGAACCTGTTCCCCGAGCCCGCCACGATCACGGGGGCCGCGGAACTGATCCGCGCGGCGCACCCCGATCTCGCCGCGCACGAGTGGAGCGAGCTGCTCTCCCGCCTGGCCGCGTCGCCGGGAGACTATCCGGACCTCACCGCAAAACTCTCCACGCTGCTCGGGGAGGGCTGGCGCGAGAAGGTGCTGCTGCTCGGCTACCACCCGGGGACCGTCAACCCGGAACGGATCCTGCCGGAGGCGATCAAGCACTTCATCCATCCCGGCTTCCGCGGCATGATCCTGATCGCCCTGATCGCGGCGAGCATGTCGAGCTTCGACTCCGCGGTGAACAAGGGCGCCGGGTTCTTCGTGCGCGACATCTACCAGCGTTACCTCCGCCCGCGCGCGGGCAACCGGGAGCTGCTGTGGGCCTCGTACGGGATCATCTTTGTCATGGTGCTCCTCGCGCTGCTGATCGGATTTTTCGCGGAGAACATCGACGATATCTGGAGCTGGCTGATGATGGGCCTCACCGCCGGACTCGGCATGCCGCTCATCCTGCGGCTCTACTGGTGGCGGTTCAACGGCTGCGGGTTCGTCGCCGGAACCCTGACGGGCCTGATCGGTTCGATCCTCCAGCGCCTGTGGCTGCCCGGGCTCCATGTCTTCACCGGCTTCTCGCTGCTGATCGCCGTCTCGCTGGCGGGGTCGCTGCTCGGCACCTTCCTCGCGCCGGCGGCCGACCGCGAAACGCTGGAGCGGTTCTACCGTCAGACCCGCCCGTTCGGCTTCTGGAAACCCTTCCGCGCGCTTCTCGACCCCGAGACCCGCGCCGCGACCGACCGCGAGAACCGCCTCGATCTCGCCTCCGTCCCGTTCGCGCTGGTCTGGCAGGTCACCCTCTTCCTCGTCCCGATGCAGATCGTGCTGCTGAAGTTCGATGTCGAGTTCTGGATCACGGTCGTTCTGTTCGCGATCTCGCTGTTCGGGTTGTATCGTCTGTGGCTGAGGAGGATCATCCGGGAGGGATAG